The following is a genomic window from Elusimicrobiota bacterium.
GACTATCGATTTCTTCGAAAGTGCCTCTGTAGTTGACGTAAACGACGGGGAGTTTACCCCGGATATTGCCTATTTGACTCAATAAGGCTGCATTTACGCTGACGCAGGCATCGGCCAGAGTCTCAAAATTTCCCTCCAGCATGGAGAAAGGATCAAGACCTTCCGCGGATGGATACTGTTCGTTAATGGTTATTTCATGGTTTCCCAAAATCTGGTTTGCTTTGCGTTTAAGATTTTCTGGCCAAAGAAGGTCGTTGAAGGCGGTAAACGGCATCACGATCAGAGCGTGTGAATCTTTACAGCAATATTGATCCCGGTCGTCTGCGCAACGCTCAACGACGCTGTCATCGGCGTCGGCGCAAACATCGGTTAAGTTGAGCATTGAACAACTAAGGGCCAAAAGTCCGGCGTGCAGGATTGCGATCGTTTTTGATTCCCCTGATTTCATATTAATTTTTTAACAGAGAACGGCCCCCGATGCAAGGAGAGTCATTCTTTGCTGGGATGAACGACGACCTGATTGCGCCCGCTTTCTTTGGCCGAATAGAGGGCTCGGTCCACGAGCCCGAGCATTTCATTGCTTGATTTAGGCTGGGTGGCCTTGAAGCTGGTG
Proteins encoded in this region:
- a CDS encoding matrixin family metalloprotease, with the translated sequence MLNLTDVCADADDSVVERCADDRDQYCCKDSHALIVMPFTAFNDLLWPENLKRKANQILGNHEITINEQYPSAEGLDPFSMLEGNFETLADACVSVNAALLSQIGNIRGKLPVVYVNYRGTFEEIDSPDYYGAYYSHTEWQSACQTAISESSRENREEEAERIHPIDLILINLANLGRREDGSEDTDHKCTNAVLAHEMGHAVSLRHAGHPTNLMYPSCDTNYTQEKLSKKQVAKFCRKRGFNRHPSLP